GTCAGGCACACGGGCAGCCCGGCTGCACTCATGAGGATCCCCGTGATCCCTGCACAAGGAGGCAACAAATGGCACTGAGGAAAACCAGCAATACCCCGAACCTCAGATGCTCTCCAAAACCTGCCCCACTGGGCTGTTTGTCCCCCCCACACCCACTGCAGCCCCATCCTCACCTGCCAGTGCTGGGTtgacagggctggagccagTGAGGTTCTTCACAGGAACGGTGGGGACCCTGGGGGGAGCCAGCAGACACCAGGTCAGGACAGGCAGGAGGCACCCACATCCCCACAGGGCCCAGGGGCCACACAACAGTTGCCTGAGCAACTGCACAGGCCCTGGCTGGAAAGAGAGAATCCCCTGATGGGGCAACGTGCCCCCCCTGCCCCACCACCGCCTTTTCTCTGGTGCTTTAGAAACCCTGACTGCATCTCCATTCATGGCCCCTTTTTGTCACAGCTCCCCGGGCCagtctgttgtttcttttcctcttttctcctaCGGCCACGTCACAGttctttccccccctccccttgGGGCTCTCTTCCATGGGAAAGTTTCCCGGCAGGTCAGGAGCGAAGGGAagggggaggatggagagggagaggaaaggggcCAGGCTGCGACAGAAGGCTGATGGCAGAGCCAGACAAAGGGGAGAAACAGGCCCATTAAATGTCCACCCCATCACAAAAAAACGTTTTTGGAGGGTGGGGGTCTGGAGGGACCCCTTCTCATGGGGCCTGAATGGCTTTTCTTTGGGCCTTTTGCAGTCCCCCACCCAACCCCTGACTCCAAGAGAAAGAGCAGCCTCAGCCTCTTCATTGAGATGCAAGAGCCACCCCATCCCTACTCTGGTCCCCAGGCACCTGCAGGGAAGGCGAGGGGCCCAGCAGAACCCACTGCCCTCCATGGGAGGCTGGGGACCACCAAGGTGTCTCCCACCACTCCCAGGGATGACAGACCCCTGCagtgggggctgcagcccctctgtgccctgggcagggggaaaAGCCTGTGCTGTCCCTTTCTCCGCCCAAGCACCCTGTAGGACTCACCCGGAGGCGATGAGCACGCGGGACTGGGCGATGGCCAGGCGCTGCAGGTGGCTGCGGTTCAGGGTGCCGAGGCTGGGCCGGGAGCCTTTGCCGCTGCCCACGCCGGGGGGGCTGCCAGAGGCACTGGCCGAGCTCAGGGCGGGCGTGCTGGCCGCCTGCCGCCGGCCCCCCTGCGCCGCCAGCGGCTTCAGCGAGCCGCGCACCACGGCCACTCCGTCGGGCGCCTTCGGCCCCGCCGCGGGCAGCGGGGGCTTCGGGGCGGCCGGCGGCACGGGGGCGGCTTTGCGGGGCTGCAGGGTGGAGGTGCCGGGGCCGGCGGAGGCTTTGACGCTCATGACCAGGAGGCACTGGGGACAGGTGCAGGCGGGGAccggcggggccgccgccgccccggggcTGGCCGGCCACGACTGCGACTTGGGCAGGGTGCCCGACACCAGCGGGTAGACCATGTCGAGGCGGCGGCGGACGCGGCGCTTGCGCTGGGTCTGCCGGTTGATCTGGCCCATGGTGGCAAAGTCGATGACATAGCAGAAGCCGATGGCGCTCAGGTCCACCCAGGGGTGCTGCTTCTCGTAGGCGCGCTGGATGGTGATGCCCACGTCCATGTCGTAGGGCGTCCACGTCCCGCTGTCATTCTCCCACTCCCAGACGACTCCCTTGCCCGGCGCCGAGGACGGGTCGTAGTAGCTGCGCCGGACAGGCCGGATGGTGCCTGAGGGAGGGTGACAGATGCCGTCAGAGCCTGGCGCCAGCACTGTGGCAGGCAGCAAAACCACCCCAACCTGCCCCACCGGTGCCGTTCCACGCGGGGACAGCACGGCTTTCCGGCTCTGCTGCTGTCCCGCCCTGCCAGGGGACTGGTGTGCCTCGGTTTCCCCAGAGGGCAGGGAGCCCCACAGCCTGGGGGTGCAACCCCAGTGCAACTGGGCTGAAGGGAAGGGCAGATTTCACTCCCACTGGCCCAGAGGCCCAGCAGAGAGCCACTCAGCCCTGATGAGGAAACACAGAACCACAGGcttggctgctccagcctgctcccagggacCTCCCGCGGGAGCCTGACGAAACCAGGCATTAGGGCACCCGAGTCCTGCAGTGCCTgtctccctcccagctctgggctggaaCAGGTAAATAAAAGATTTGAGGGGCAGCTCCGAGCccccagcagtgacacacaCAGGCCTCACGCACGTAGGGGAGCGGGGCTCGTGCCAGCCCCACCATATGCAGCTGCCAAACCGGCCTGCAATGAATATCCCAACTGTGGCACAGGGAAAATCCTCGTGAGGCCAACCTAAGGAGTGTGAGAGGGGCCCTGCGCCTGGCTCCCGCTGCCCCATCAGCAAACATTAGGAGTGGGACGAGAGCACAAAGCACCAAGGCTTTGTGCCTTGCATCCTTATTTTGGCTAGGTGTTTCCTTTCCCACCACTACCAGTCAACTAGGACGCATTCGAAGCAAGGACACAAATTTTGGAAACTCCTACAATGAGGAGAAAGCCTCTTTGGGATGtctcagagcagggcagggcaggctgtgctggctcccagGGTCCCATCCTGAGCGTGTCTGGTAACAGGTGGGACAAGCACCACTGCCTCCAGGTCCTTCTGCAGAACCCCACGGCTCAGCCCAGCATGAGGAATAAGAAAGCACTCTAAGAGAAGCAATAACAAGTCTGCTGCTTCGGCTTTTCACCACGTGTCCTGCAAAGCCTCCAAGAATTTCAGTCCCTTCTCACCCCCACCTCTCCGCGGAGAGCAGCCGCCACCGCAGGTCCCGCAGGGACACGAGTGGGATAAGAAGGAGAAGGTGTTTATCAGCACCCTGCTAAAGGGGCATGGGGTGCAGCTACACCCCAGCCAAGCCAAGCCACCTGCCCTGACCTGCCAAGGGGTACCCCGGGCAGAAAAGCCGAGGGGAGCGGGGCAGTGATTTATCCTAATCCGGCGGCGGCATGCGGCATCTGGCGGTCCCCAGGCAGCAGTGTGGGAATGCTGTGTGTTCCCCCAACCCCGCGCCGCCAGCCGGCCTCCCATTCAacaggggaagaaagggaaCAATAGCTATTCAGGGCCTGCCAGGGTCGCGACCCCCCCAAATCAGAGCTGTTTAATGACCCAAAATACCAACATCCCCAGCAACCCAGGGAGAGACAGAACAATCTCCCTTTCAGTCCTCCACCCTGGGCAACAATAGCCCTCAGAAGCTGGCCCCCAGCCACCCTGCTCGCAGAGGTTCCTTGTCCCCACACCCACGGGCAGGGGAGGGTCGCCGCCAGCCCCCAGGGCTTCTGGAGAAAGAGGGACAAAGGAGGGTGTCTGGCACTCTGCTGCACCCCAGGGACAAAGCACACTGGCCATCACGGGGGTGCTGGGGGGTCACAACCCCCCACGCTAATGCCCTGCCACGGGTGATTGTGCCCCACATCCCTGACAACCCCAGGAGGTGGGGGACGGACAACCCCATCACGCTGGGGACCCACGCACCTGCCCGAGCcctccctgagcatccctccACCTGCttgtgtccctgccctggggctgccatCCCCCAGGGCAGGATCTGTCACCCAAATGCCATTCAGCTCTAGGTCGATGGAGGCTCAGAGCGGGCAAAGAAGGAGCCGGGCACGGCCCTGGGAAGGGTGTGCAGGAGACGGGCTCTCctgaagggagaaggaaaggccACGGGGTGGGCGCAACAGGGCCCGGGGCGCTGCAGCAGCGAGGAGGGCGGGCAGCCACGACCCCCGGCGGGGGAACCAGGGATGCGTGGGCAGGACCGGGCAGCGAGGGCAGGGCGAGGACCTGGGGATCAGGTGGGAGAACGTCGGGCGAGCTGGCACCGCGGCCGGGCGGAGCGGGATCGGGCACGGCGGGGCCCGNNNNNNNNNNNNNNNNNNNNNNNNNNNNNNNNNNNNNNNNNNNNNNNNNNNNNNNNNNNNNNNNNNNNNNNNNNNNNNNNNNNNNNNNNNNNNNNNNNNNNNNNNNNNNNNNNNNNNNNNNNNNNNNNNNNNNNNNNNNNNNNNNNNNNNNNNNNNNNNNNNNNNNNNNNNNNNNNNNNNNNNNNNNNNNNNNNNNNNNNNNNNNNNNNNNNNNNNNNNNNNNNNNNNNNNNNNNNNNNNNNNNNNNNNNNNNNNNNNNNNNNNNNNNNNNNNNNNNNNNNNNNNNNNNNNNNNNNNNNNNNNNNNNNNNNNNNNNNNNNNNNNNNNNNNNNNNNNNNNNNNNNNNNNNNNNNNNNNNNNNNNNNNNNNNNNNNNNNNNNNNNNNNNNNNNNNNNNNNNNNNNNNNNNNNNNNNNNNNNNNNNNNNNNNNNNNNNNNNNNNNNNNNNNNNNNNNNNNNNNNNNNNNNNNNNNNNNNNNNNNNNNNNNNNNNNNNNNNNNNNNNNNNNNNNNNNNNNNNNNNNNNNNNNNNNNNNNNNNNNNNNNNNNNNNNNNNNNNNNNNNNNNNNNNNNNNNNNNNNNNNNNNNNNNNNNNNNNNNNNNNNNNNNNNNNNNNNNNNNNNNNNNGCGGTGGGTGAGGGAGCCGTGCCGCCTCCGTCCCTGTACCCCCATCCTGCACCCCggcacctcccactgtccccgTATCCCTGTCCTGCACCCCGggtcccctctgtccccatcccctgtacccccatcctgctcccctgggaCCCCTCCCAATGTCCCTGTACTCCCACCCTGCGGCCCGAAAGATTCGGCCCGTACCCCGTAGCAGgtgtgcagcacagggagccccTGGTGTGCACCCATGCTTGTAGGGACCCCCCAGTCCCTGCCTGCCAGCAATGGGGAAACTGCTCCATCTGCTGTGACACAGGAATGTGCTCCAAGAGCTTCTTCAGGAAGCTGCCCCCTGAGCTGCCCTTGCCTGTGGCCCATTACATACAAAAATCGTTTCAAAGCCCAAAATTACCTCATGCCTGAGGGGCATGTGGGCTGTaaccccagctcctgcaccccagttctcccagctgcctgcctggctgcccGTGCTGTGACATGGGCACCCCTGTGCTGCGGCAACTCTCAGACTGGAGCAGTCAGTGCTGGCCCTTCCCTGCAGGTCAGGAAAACAGTCCTGAGGAGCGTGTTCTTCCATGGAGCCCCATAAGCAgcttcccagggcagccctgcaTGGCAGGATATTGATGACAGACTGGTATCACCTCCTTTTGTGCTCCTGTGCTCAGACACACCTAACACTGATTTCCTTGTATATTAAACACCTGGACTTTCTTGGTTTGGGACAAGTGTACAAATTGCCCCTGTGTCCCAGGTTTGGCAGCACAGGAAATCCCCCGGTCCATGGTTCACTTCGGCTTGGAGGCAACTCATCCCCAAACAGGTGGTGAAGCTTCTCTCCTGACAAACCTGTTTCCCAGGCACTGCCCATCCTGCTGAGTGCCTGCCAGTGGCACTTGTGGTGAGAAACCATTAGACAAGATccaaaagagaggaaaaaatgaagggaagaaaaagggaaaaggaacagGTGGGGACTAACTGCGGCAATGCCAGCTGGCGGGCACGGTGGTTAGAGGATGAGGTGAACCACAAAAGTTCTCCTTTTTCCAGCTCACACTTGGAGAGACACACAGGGCTACGCTTGAGGCGTATTTTCCTGTAAGAAGGGAGGGCTCCTGGcccttcccaggaaagcagcacagccacagagagCCACTCCTAAGGGTTTTCACCTGTTCCTTTGAGGCAGACAAGTGCAGCCAAGGCTACGACAGGAAAACCCAGGGAAATCCCTTCCACTGACTCAGATGGGAGAAAAAGGCTTTCCTgctattaaaaaaggaaagtgttgGTGAACATCCAcccaccccagctccagctcaggatCAAGAAGTCAGGAGCCAGCACTGCAATGCTGGCGTGGGATGGTGGGTGAAGCAGTGGGACCAGCACAGCTGAATCCCACTGGCCTCTGGTGCCCTGTGGGCAAGGAGCACGTCCATTCTCACCCAGCACCAAGGCCTGATGTCAGgggagcagcctcagctcaaAACCTTTCCAACCCCACAAAGTGTGCCCAGCCACATGTTAAGCCctaaaaacatttattattttgaaattaaacacGTCCTTGGGTTGCTTTTGatggctccatccctgctgcaatTTGGGAGTGCagccctccctctgccccccccccccacacacacactcttcCCTATTCCCACCAGCAAATCCCTTCTCTTCCCAAAGCACAAAGTTGGATGGTTTTGGTGGGTTCCAGTTTGCAGGAGACCATTGCAGGGGTCCTCAGCAGCATTAGCCACACGGGTACAACTGTCCTCCCCAcaaattcttaatttctgaTTCCAAAATGAACAGCTTCATTTGCCTTCAGCCACCCGGATCAACTTCACTTCAATCTGTGGCAAAGCAAATCCAAGGGCCTCCTGGCACCACGAGAGCTCAGCTGTCGGGCACCCCTGTCCTCGCCAAATCACTTCACTGGTGATTccctcagggctgcagctgaaaaatagcattaaatCCCAGCCAGCTCAGACGTCACCGCCTCTGCACAGCATGGTGGGGGCTGGCTGGCAGAGaaaggctgggagctggagcctCTCGCTCAGCCAAAGCCTGGAGGTTTGCATTAATGGACTGctttttcccattgtttctgGTTTGAGTAGCTGTTCCTGAGCATTGTGGCTGCTCCACAAATGCAGGTGCACCCAGGTGGTAATGTAACAGGGGAGGAGTAAGGAAGGTTGCAAAAGCCCAGGGAAATCCCTGGGGCAACACCATGTCCACCTTGGGTCTCCACTGGTGCTTTCATTCTGGAGTGCAAGTGCAGCACCGAGCTCAactctctgccagcagctgatgTGGGAGGATCGGATTGCAGCCCTGGCCGGCTCCCCAGGATCTGAAGGTCACCTCGTACCCGGCCTGTGCTGCCGGAGAAAAGAGGTCTGTTCCCACCTGGTCGGGTGGTGAGGTTCAAGGACACACTCcagatgtccctgcccacccccaggAAGGTGAGGAGGATGTGAGCACCCGGCCACTGCTGAGCTGGAGGGTGAAAGGGGAGAAGAGCAAGGTGGCCTCAAGCACACAGCAACGGGCAAGAAAAATACTTGTCAGAGAAGGGACTTGATTTGActaatcctgaaaaaaaataatggccATAAATTGTTATTCCAGAGCGCAGGGAAGCAAAAAGATTGAAATAATCCAGTCTGAGCTGCAAAGCTGAGGGCAGGCAGTAAGTGGCAATGAAGAAGGTGCACATTCTTCCCCTTAGGCATCACCCATAAAAAACCAGACCCCACCAAACCACCCTTGCCCCAACCCTGCAGCCCCGTGTGGTCGGTGGGGAGGGCAGGATGGCACTGGGGGCTCAGTCCTGGGCTGCTCTTTGTGTTCCCAGAGCTCCCATGCCTGTGCAGACGCTGCTGGTGCTGAGGCAGGCGCTGTGCCCGGTGCTGTCCCAACTTGCCACCACAAAGCCGCTTTGTGCGGAGCCAGCCGGGCACGtccccagcctcctccctgctctttgGCTCCAGTCTCCCCCCATGTTGCCTGTCCTCTCGCAGGCTAGGGAAGAGGGCAGGACCACACCAGGACAGGGCACAACTCCTGTGacccaccacctcctcctcatcctcgCACCATCTCCTtcatccccagctccttcatCTTCCCTGTGACCTCCCAGTGGGCCACATCCCCCCAAACCTCTCACCTCACTGGGATGGACCCTTCCCTGGAGGGGGAACTGGGCAGCCCAGGCTCTCTGGTGAGGTTGACTGTTCCACCTCCCCCAAGAAGTACATCACCCTGGGAAATCTCCCAGCCTTTTATTCACTCAGCAGCCAGAAGCCATCGCATCCAGTCGCCAGGAAAACCATGGCCCAGGAAGCTGCGAAACATCCCAGCACTCCACAAGGTGAACGATGTGGCTGGGGCTGTTACATTCTCCCATGCCATTCCCAGTCCTAAAATAAGTCCTGCAGGCACTAACCTCCTTGCAGAGGGGCTTCTGAATCATAGCTAAAAGATCCCCTTTCAGTTAAAAGACCTCTCCATTGTTATGTCCAAGTAGTTAAGAATTCCCCTCCTGATtgcttccccccctccccaaaaagcCCCCAAGCAGTTAGAGCAGAAATTCAATGAGCAGCAAAACCAAGCTGGGCAGAAGGAAAGAGTCCACGTGCAGGAGTCTGAGCCTTGTGCCTTGCAGCTGGCAGGCAGGTCCCAAGGCTCCTTTCACCAGGTGATGTTTTTCTGTCGCTTCACTCCTGCCTTGCATCCACGAGAGCCCCAAGGCAGCATCTGCCTGCCATAGGCAGCGTCCAAATTCCAAAGACAAGGGCAGTGCCACTGGGGGAGCGGCAAAGCTGCTTCCTGGGGGAGAATTCAACTGCCCAGCAGGAAGAGCCCAAGGACCCCTGAGGATCCCCGCTCCCTGCAGGGTGGACTGCAGcgtgtgcctcagtttccccacgGGGAGCAGCACTAAAAGCACAGGGATTAATGACATGGTCCCTCCCTTCCACGTCCCCTCCTTCGCTGTCAGCTGCCCTCTGAGAGGGTGGGCaaggagccccagcagcacccaagACCCCCCCCGCCCTGTGCTCGCCTTCAGGGGCTCTCGGACAAGCTGGGGGCTGCGCCGGTGGCCGGGCTGGGCTTGGTGAGCTGCCGCAGGTCCCGCACGGACCTCACGGCCCACTGGGCCAGCTCCCGCAGCACGCCCAGGCCCCGCAGCTTCTGCTCGAAGAGGCTGAggcgcggcgggggcggcggcccGTCCCCCTCCTCGCCGGGGATCCCGCGGCTCTCCAGCCGCAGCAGCTCCTCAAGGTGGTAGGCAAAGGCCGAGACCTGGAGCAGGACAGCCGCCAGCGCCCGGCCGAGGCCCTCATCAGCCTCGCCCAGCTGCTCCCgctgctcctccagcatctGAGCCAGCAGGGCGCGGAAGGCCCGGTAGGCCGCCAGGTTCTCCAGCAGCCGCTGAGTGCCCGTCTGCTCGTCCCAGCGCTCCACCGCCGCTAGCGGCACCCCCTCCACCGCCGCCACACTGGCCGAGGCGTCCAAGCCCTGCTGCTCCACCTGCAGGGTGAGACCCGCCGGGGATCAGCGGAGGCAGGACGAATGTAGTGGGattccccagccctgagccctgcaggtGTCGGGGCAGTGCGAGCTGCCCGAGTCTTGCCCAGGTGTCAGCAGGCCCGGATCCAGCAGGACTCCGTGCCCCGTTCCTGCCACGGTTCGGAGTCCTcacaccccagcacagctgcccagatCCCACCAGTGTTCCCAGCCCCGAGGCAGCCAGAAGGAGCAGGGCAAACTCACGTAGGCGTCCAGGAGGTCAACGACATCCGCACGCATCTTGCCGGCCAGGCGGATGCCGCGGCTGCAGAGGTCACGGCGCCGGAGGGCAGTGGAGGGGCTGTCTGCGGCCGCCATGGTCCCGGCAGCTGTCACGGCCACCAGGCTCCGGGCGCAGCACCCGCCCGGTCCGGCGAGGACAATCCCTTGCTGAGCTGGTGCATTCCAGCCGGGAGCTCCGCTCACACGTCCGCTGGCCTGGTTCTCCCCCTCTTCCGTGCCTGGAGCCTGGCACCACGCTGCAAATTCCCGCCTCTGGGATCAACAGCGACAGATTATTTCCCTAATTCCCCCACGCATCGCTACTCCAGGCTCTTGCCCAGAACTGTCTGGCCCAGCAGCAACAGGCTCCCAGCCCCGGCTGACCcactcctccctcccagccatAGTGAGATTAGCCGCACGCTAATCCCTCGGCTCATTCCAGAGCGCGGGAAACCACTGCCGGGAAGAGGTGAGCAAAGCCCGGACATTGCTCAACACCTCAGCCGGGGCAGCCGGCTGGAGCCTGAGAGGCCGAGCAATGCTTGAGGGCAGCCCCCAGGCTGGAGATGCCGCAGCAGTCCCAAGCCAAACGGCAACCCAAACGCTGCTGGAAGGATCAGTGCCTGATGCTTCTAACTCCGCTTTCCCAAAGGGGTCCTGCCCTAAAGAGGGGCTGCAGATAGGGAAAGATATCCCAGCCACCCCAGGAAAACTCTGGCCACCCCACAGGTGAGCTGCACGCACCAAGACAAAAACAGCCCTTTGGGTTGGGGTGGTTTTTCCTCAGTATGTTTATTTTAGTTATGCATTACCCAGatcaagaatgaaaaaaaaaaaaacaacccaggagTTGAAAAGCAGCTTCCTATGAATACCACAGTGTGCCTGGCTGGGGGTCCCAGGGATGGGGGGGGGTCCCCATATGCCCAGCAGCCTCCTTGCCACCCTGTGGCTactgcagaagctgctgagctTGGGGAGCCCCTGGCCatggcagcccccagccccagcctggtgGCCCAGGGTTCCCAaagtgctgcctgtgccaaaGGGCCTCGTGCCCCCTCTGATCCCTccccaggaggagaaaaaaaaaaataaatacaggggggaaaaaaatacaaaaaagttTATTGCAAACTACTACAATAATTTATTGAAGCAAACTGCATGCGAGTGAAGGAGAGACATCgaggggaggaggagctgcaggagggctgTGTCAGTTTTAGGGCTTCAGAGGGACATGGGAAGGGAGCTACACATCTCTCCTGCATCAGGGGCGAGCAGGCTCTGGTTAGAGGACAGACAGGCATCTGGCCCCggccagaaaaagaaaagggagagcTACAAGAGGTGTCATGGAAGGacaaggcagggagcagcagggatcaGAGGTGTCCAGACCaggaagcaaaggaaatgtttgATTTTGCATCCCAGAAGTGCAGCCAGGGGCAAACCCTGCTCACTGGGGCGGACGTGGGACAAGGAAACCTCCCCCAGCCTGGTGCCAAGTGCTAGGTCACCAGAGGTGAACAAGCCCTTGGCCCAAAGGCCTTTTAGTGCCATCCCTCGACCAACAAACCCCCGAGCACTCCTTTAGTGTTCTGTGCAAGGCTCTACCCACCCCGCACCTCCCACAGGCAGAGGGGGCCGGCAGAgactcagctccagcagcaccatgtCCAAAGGACACAGCCAGCCTGCCCTGAGGGCCACCAAGTGTCCCCAGAGAGAAGCACCACACTGCTGGGGGTGAAACCATCAGAGTTGGGCTGAATTGCTGGTCTCAGTGTGCTTGCTGTCCCTCTCTAGCCTCCAAGGGGAGGGGACCAGCTGCCACCCAGAAAGTCTCCTGCTGTAAACCACAGTAAATCAATCCAAGCAAGACACTGGATCATCTCAACTGAAGGAACTGGTTTAGTTTAACACCATTCCATCACGGTCCTTCCACCAGGTGTGCTGGGCCCCCACAtgagccaggctgctgccacagcatgAGGATGTGGGATGCCCACACCCAGGGCACGGGACACCCAACTGCTCAGCCTCCATCCACCCCAACACCAGGAAGTGCTTCGACTTGCTCTGACAAAGGTATCAATGCaaggggggagggaaggagggagggagggggcaaACCAAGACAAACAGCCCGAGAAAAGCCAGCATGTTTGGGCCACAGATGGATTTCCAGGCATCACAGGGGACAGAGTGGGTGTTCAGAGTCAGTTTCCTGTTAATCCAATTAAATCCCACGTTTTATTGCCGTTTTCCACACCCCAGGTACCCGATTTCAACAAGCTGCTGTGTGCTACAGACCAACTCAGCTGATCTTGTACTCAGACAAGATacttcagctctgctcccaaCCCCagaaacccaaccaaaaaacaagcaaacaaacaaaaaacctggtTATTCTTCACCTCTTCCAAAACCGCTACGAATTCAAGGCCACTGAATCTCCACACAAAGTTTcagagaagagcaaaaaaaaaatccaagtctCCATAGCAGACACATCTTATCCTATGTAAACTGTTCCAAGGGCTCAAAGCTGCCCTAACTACACCAGCAGGCAACACCTAACCTGCCACATTTCAGGGAAagctggggtgtctgtgcagaaAAGAGAAGCTTTCAGAACACGGCTACACAATCTCCCCCCCAAAATGAGGCCAGGGAGAAAAGCTGACAGCCCCTTAGTCCCACATCAATCTATTGCCTTGGAAAAACAAGCCTGAGAAAACCATATCCAGTCCCTGCTAACTGTGTCTTTGTCTAGACCTGGAAAGGAGAGGCAGAGTTGGATGAGGAGCACCACATCCCCCAGCAGCAAGTAGCTCACGGCTGTCTCGAGTCACAAGAACAAGTTCCTGGCTAACAATGTCCCTCCCCAACAGGCTGGGGGCAAAACAGGCATTTAATGCAAGGAGCTCACCCGGAGctgggaggaagagagggagggagagacagCCCATCACTCACCTCATCCTCCTGCTAACACGCTGCTGCAGAGACTCTCACTGCACACAGGCTCTCCTCCAGGGGCTCTCCCTCTactctggaaaagctgtgagaCACATCTGACTCCAGAGCGCTGCCTTCACCTCGgctctctcagctgctggcACGATGGCACTGGAGCTCCCTGCACTGGAGCCTACTGGGAAACAGCCTGAACCCCTTCCACCCCCGCCCCCTAAtaacagaactaaaaaataCCGACccttttttaaacaataaataagGAATCTTGTTACCACAACACAAAAACGAAGCATGTTCAAAGTGCAAATTACTGTCGTCAAACTGGGATGCTCCTCCTTGCCTCTCCCACGCAGGGCTCCTGTAGCCCCCGGGCCTCTCCAAGCAAACATGATCTACGAGCCAGGGCGTTCCCTCCCTCCActtcctgccagggctggagcaggggagcGCGGTGGGAGCGGGATGTGCACTGCTGCTTCACAGCTCACCCTGCCGAGGGGCTAAAGTGCCAAACTCCCAGCCCCGGCAAGGAAGGAGGAGACTGCAAGGACCAGAGTGCAGTGGTGCATAGAAGTCGGGACCAGGGGCAGAGGGAGTCCTAAGGAACTTCTCCAGAGCATGTCCAACGCTTTTTAGTTTGCCAGTGGGGCCACGCCAAGGAGCCAGAAAGGCAACTGCTTTGGGGTAGAGCAAAGGGTTTCGGCAGTGCCCCCTCCCTTGGAGAAATCCGCCGCTCAATCCAACTTGCTCTGGCAATGGCAGCACGCGCCCCTTTCCACAAAGGGGCcgtgggagagagagagaagtggTTGGGAGAAAGAGGATGTGCTGTGATCCGCGCTGGAGGGGAGCAGACCCTTCAGTTATTTACTAGTATTGTAAGTTTTGTTTaactttcctctctttcagtAAGtgcctcctccttttctttttttccttttccttttaaatacagaGTCCCAACTGTCCCAGCACCCAGGTGCTCCCCCACCACTAGGGTCCAGTGGAGTCTGAATCTTCAATGAGCACCTCCGTGCTGGCTCCCAGCATCTCTGTGTTCATGACCAGCCCCTCTGGGTTCGcgctgctgccgctgcccaCGAAGAGCTTGCCGTCAGCCACCAGGCTCACACGCTCTGCCCCGCCACAGTAGGGCTTTGGCATCCCCTCTGGGCTCAGCAGCAGGCAATCTGCTGGGGGA
This sequence is a window from Parus major isolate Abel chromosome 5, Parus_major1.1, whole genome shotgun sequence. Protein-coding genes within it:
- the CNTF gene encoding ciliary neurotrophic factor, which gives rise to MAAADSPSTALRRRDLCSRGIRLAGKMRADVVDLLDAYVEQQGLDASASVAAVEGVPLAAVERWDEQTGTQRLLENLAAYRAFRALLAQMLEEQREQLGEADEGLGRALAAVLLQVSAFAYHLEELLRLESRGIPGEEGDGPPPPPRLSLFEQKLRGLGVLRELAQWAVRSVRDLRQLTKPSPATGAAPSLSESP